A part of Microbulbifer sp. MI-G genomic DNA contains:
- a CDS encoding alkyl/aryl-sulfatase, translated as MKTFLLRRIFFSVLLQLPCLSLASEQNPASVVTKKANQKILKALPFDHRQDFEDIKRGFIAPLPDNGIIKNDQGGPVWDLGAFQFARGEVAPDTANPSLWRQLQLISEGGLYRVTPRIYQVRSADLSNISFIEGDSGVIVMDPLISAETAKAALELYRQHRGNRPVVAVIYTHSHVDHYGGVRGVVDEEEVKSGRVKIIAPENFLIEAVSENVFAGNHMARRASFMYGNLISKDPKGTLGAGLGLETSTGTVTLIEPTDTITKTGQTLKVDGLTFHFLMAPGSEAPAEMHFFVPELKAVTAAENATHTLHNLYTLRGAKVRNARNWSRYLNETLQRWGEKAEVLFAPHHWPTWGKENVVNHLKKQRDLYKYLNDQTLRLANHGYNMVQAAEMMTLPPELSQYWANRGYYGSVNHDTRAVWNYYLGFFDGNPARLYPMPPTAAGKKYVQYMGGAANIIQQAKRDYNAGEYRWVAEVLDKLVSAEPNNRAARDLLADALEQMGYQQENGTWRNFFLSGAKELRDGIERLPVPLTASADTIRNMPTELIFDYLGIRLNGPKATGKQISINITLPDINEHYALVLENAVLNYTAPVSSPHCSVTIQRSDLNDILLGTATLQEKIRDGAVNIEGDAEQLKLLLSLMDQFDFWWNLVTPEPMDKQSLEAS; from the coding sequence ATGAAAACATTTCTTTTGCGGCGCATATTTTTCAGTGTGCTGCTGCAGCTTCCCTGCCTCTCTCTTGCCAGTGAGCAAAACCCCGCGAGCGTTGTCACCAAAAAGGCAAATCAGAAGATCCTGAAAGCGCTGCCCTTTGATCATCGGCAGGACTTTGAAGACATAAAGCGCGGATTTATTGCCCCGCTTCCGGACAATGGCATCATCAAGAACGATCAAGGGGGTCCAGTTTGGGATCTGGGGGCTTTTCAATTCGCACGGGGAGAAGTGGCACCTGATACCGCCAACCCGAGCCTGTGGCGCCAGCTGCAGCTGATTTCAGAGGGGGGGCTTTACAGGGTGACCCCACGTATCTACCAGGTGCGCAGTGCCGATCTCTCCAATATCAGTTTTATTGAAGGCGATAGCGGCGTCATTGTCATGGACCCACTGATATCGGCGGAAACCGCCAAAGCGGCACTGGAATTATACCGGCAGCATCGCGGTAACCGGCCGGTGGTTGCGGTGATTTACACCCACAGCCATGTAGACCATTACGGCGGCGTGCGCGGTGTAGTAGACGAGGAGGAGGTTAAGTCCGGCAGGGTCAAAATCATTGCCCCCGAAAATTTCCTGATAGAGGCGGTCAGTGAAAATGTCTTCGCCGGTAATCATATGGCGCGCCGGGCCAGTTTTATGTACGGCAACCTGATTTCCAAAGACCCTAAGGGTACCCTGGGTGCAGGACTTGGCCTGGAAACCTCCACGGGCACGGTCACCCTGATCGAGCCCACAGATACGATTACAAAAACTGGCCAGACCCTCAAGGTTGATGGCCTGACCTTTCATTTTTTAATGGCGCCGGGTTCCGAAGCGCCGGCGGAGATGCATTTCTTTGTTCCCGAGTTAAAGGCGGTCACCGCCGCCGAAAATGCCACGCACACGTTACACAATCTCTATACACTGCGCGGTGCCAAGGTGCGCAATGCACGGAACTGGTCCCGCTATCTCAATGAGACCCTGCAGCGCTGGGGAGAGAAAGCGGAAGTATTGTTTGCGCCACACCACTGGCCCACCTGGGGGAAGGAAAATGTCGTCAACCATCTGAAGAAGCAGCGGGACCTGTACAAATACCTCAATGACCAGACCCTGCGCCTGGCCAACCATGGTTATAACATGGTTCAAGCGGCCGAGATGATGACGTTGCCACCGGAACTGTCCCAATACTGGGCCAACCGCGGCTACTATGGCAGTGTCAATCACGATACCCGGGCTGTGTGGAATTATTATCTCGGTTTTTTTGACGGCAACCCCGCGCGCCTCTACCCGATGCCACCCACTGCCGCCGGTAAAAAATATGTACAGTATATGGGGGGAGCGGCGAATATTATTCAGCAGGCCAAGCGGGACTACAATGCGGGAGAATACCGCTGGGTGGCGGAGGTGCTGGACAAGCTGGTGTCCGCCGAACCCAACAACCGTGCGGCGAGGGATCTCCTGGCAGATGCCCTGGAGCAGATGGGATACCAGCAGGAAAATGGAACCTGGAGAAATTTCTTCCTGAGTGGTGCCAAGGAGCTGCGTGATGGCATTGAACGGTTGCCTGTGCCCCTGACTGCCAGTGCCGATACCATCCGTAATATGCCCACTGAATTGATTTTTGATTACCTGGGGATTCGCCTGAACGGTCCCAAGGCCACGGGTAAGCAGATTTCTATCAATATCACCCTGCCGGATATCAATGAGCACTATGCCCTGGTGCTGGAAAATGCAGTGCTGAATTATACAGCACCGGTGAGCAGCCCCCACTGCAGCGTCACCATTCAACGCAGCGACCTCAACGATATCCTCCTCGGTACCGCGACCCTGCAGGAGAAAATCCGGGATGGCGCGGTGAATATCGAAGGGGATGCAGAGCAATTAAAGTTGTTGCTGTCCCTGATGGATCAGTTCGACTTCTGGTGGAACCTGGTTACGCCCGAGCCTATGGACAAGCAGTCCCTGGAAGCGTCTTGA
- a CDS encoding DEAD/DEAH box helicase, with protein sequence MLFENLGLTRDIARAVAEQGYRKPTPIQAQAIPAVMQGGDVMAAAQTGTGKTAGFTLPLLHRLSAGQRACKGQVRVLVLTPTRELAAQVYENVQSYSKYLPMRHTVVFGGVKINPQISRLRGGTDMLVATPGRLLDLHSQGAIHFDQLEALVLDEADRMLDMGFIHDIKRILKLLPRERQTLLFSATFSAEIRQLAKGLVNNPLEIDVSPRNSTTATVRQTLHPVDKARKTKLLSHLIREHHWHQALVFSRTKHGANRLVKQLEADNIRAVAIHGNKSQNARTRALAEFKAGKVQILVATDIAARGIDIDQLPQVVNFDLPNVPEDYVHRIGRTGRAGAHGQAVSLVSADEFKQLRDIERLIGKAVPREEVEGFEPDHQVPASGSPRRSDGQRQRSERQKRAGGARGKGRHSGDRTSRSRAGRRGNREGTPIHSGY encoded by the coding sequence ATGTTGTTTGAAAATCTGGGTCTGACCCGGGATATTGCCCGCGCCGTTGCGGAGCAGGGATACCGCAAGCCTACACCGATCCAGGCCCAGGCTATCCCGGCGGTGATGCAGGGCGGGGATGTGATGGCGGCGGCCCAGACAGGCACCGGAAAAACGGCAGGTTTTACACTGCCGTTGCTGCACCGCCTGAGCGCGGGTCAGCGCGCCTGCAAAGGCCAGGTTCGCGTTCTGGTACTGACACCCACACGGGAGTTGGCCGCACAGGTATATGAGAATGTGCAAAGCTACAGCAAATACCTGCCAATGCGCCACACGGTGGTGTTTGGTGGGGTCAAGATCAATCCACAGATCTCGCGATTGCGTGGCGGCACCGATATGCTGGTGGCGACACCGGGGCGTTTGCTGGATCTGCACAGCCAGGGCGCTATCCACTTCGACCAGTTGGAGGCCCTGGTACTGGATGAAGCCGACCGTATGCTGGATATGGGCTTTATCCACGATATTAAACGGATATTGAAACTACTGCCCCGCGAGCGCCAAACCCTGCTGTTTTCCGCAACTTTTTCCGCAGAAATCCGCCAGTTAGCCAAAGGGCTGGTCAACAATCCCCTGGAGATCGATGTCAGCCCCCGTAACTCCACCACTGCAACCGTACGCCAGACTCTTCACCCGGTGGACAAGGCGCGAAAAACAAAACTGTTGAGTCATCTGATTCGCGAGCATCACTGGCACCAGGCCCTGGTGTTCAGCCGCACCAAACACGGTGCCAATCGCCTGGTAAAACAGCTGGAGGCAGATAATATCCGTGCTGTGGCGATCCACGGCAACAAGAGTCAGAATGCCCGTACCCGCGCGCTGGCGGAATTTAAGGCAGGCAAGGTACAGATCCTGGTTGCCACGGATATTGCTGCGCGAGGGATCGATATTGACCAACTGCCCCAGGTGGTGAACTTCGACCTGCCCAATGTGCCGGAAGACTACGTACACCGGATTGGTCGCACGGGACGTGCCGGTGCCCACGGGCAGGCAGTGTCCCTGGTGAGCGCCGATGAGTTCAAACAGTTGCGGGATATCGAGCGCCTGATTGGTAAAGCAGTGCCACGGGAAGAGGTCGAGGGTTTCGAGCCCGACCATCAGGTGCCGGCCTCCGGCAGTCCGCGGCGCAGTGATGGGCAAAGACAGCGCTCTGAACGCCAGAAGCGCGCAGGGGGTGCGCGCGGGAAAGGCCGTCACAGCGGTGATCGCACGAGCAGGAGTCGCGCCGGGCGGCGCGGGAACAGGGAGGGTACTCCCATCCATTCTGGTTATTAG